AGCTTCTGACCAGCGGGAATACGGACGCCTAGATACACGCCGTTTCTGCGCATGATCGCTCGTCTTCGCAGCTTAGACCCATCAAACGCGGACTATTCGCGGGAGTTAGCTGCGGAACCCAGGCCAGCGGCGCGCCCAGATTCATCTTGCGCCGAGTGTAACGGACGCGGCGCGCCGTCTGTGTGGATGCCCGGGTTAGATGCTGCGCCAAGAGCTCGCGAGCGCTAATCGAGGGAGTAGGTGACCTTCCCGCCAGCGACCGTGACATGTCCGGACGCCTGCAGCGCCCTCACGACAGCCTGGACTTCGATCTCCGAGAGCTGCTGCTTCTTGAAGTGAGTGGCGATGTGTCGCGCTAGCGTCTTGTCGCTGCGAGGTCTGGTGCTCTTGGGCTGGCGCAGCGCGTCAACGATGACTCTCGCGCGTTCCTGTGCCGACTTCTTGGGATTCGCATTGACCTGGGGCATCGCTTCTATGGATGCCGAGCGCGCCGCGAAGATGTGTCGAGTCTTAAGGTGCTTGATGAGCGGGTCAAAACCGGTGTCCTTGGAGATGATGTGAAAGAACGCCGCCGGATCCTCCGTCGCCATCTCACCGATGTAGAACGCGATGTGGAAGTCGAGGGCGTTGGGCCCCGAGCCCGACATCTTGATGTAGCGGGCCCTCTCACCCATGCGCTGGACGGCGGACACGAGCTCGAAGGGCAGCTTCGCCTGACTTGCGCCGACGAAGATCAGTACCCGGTAGGGGTCCTGCTCCAAAGCGCCGAGAGAAGAGGGTTGGACGCTCTCGAAGTCGATGAGCACAATGTTTGTCCGCAAGTGCCGACCTCCATTCGTCGCGTGCATCCAACGTCGGGCAGTTGAGCGGCGAACGAAGTGAGTCCGCTCGAACTGCTTGTTCGAATCCACACGAAGTACCTACATCCTGTCCTGCCAGTAGAACGGACGGCGGCGATTGTGCGCCACGGCTAGCACGTAGACTTCATCGTCAACGAGCGAGTAGACCACGCAGTACGGGAACCGGGCCATCAGCTTCTTGCGTGCCGGATCACGTGCGATCGGCGACGAAGCCGGAAGCAGGCGAATCTGATCACCCGCTCGCTCGAAGTCGACGAGGAACGCGGAACCGAGCCCTGGCCCCTCGAGCTCGTAGAATGCGGCGGCTTCCTCCAGCTCGCGTTGAGCTGTCGGGTGGAGGCGGATCCTGTGAGTCACCGGAGGGCGGCGCGCGCCTTGGAGAGCGCCTCCTCCATAGAGACGGTCTCGACCGCTCCGGTGACGATTTCCTGGTGCCGCCGCACCGCCTCTTCGAGCCAGAGCTGCTCGATCTCAGACTCCGAAAGCTCGTCGAGGCTGTCGAGCAGATCGCGGGCGAGGCCTGCACGACCGGATGGATCCAGTCGCAGCGCTTCACGCTTGAGTTCGTCGATAGTCATGGAGCTCACCTCTTCGTCGTCCAACTACCCATCAATCATACGCCCGGGACGGACATGCTGACCACGACGCAACCGCCGCGCGTTGTGTCGGTTCGAACAGTGTATATGCAGACTGTGTGATCCCCCGACGCAGCTCCTGTCTTCTGCGTAACACGATACGCCAGGCGAGTTCAGGCAGGTAGACGCCGAGTGGATCGAGTGTTACGCAGTCTGTGTATCGCGCCGATCCTCCCTACCGCCCCGCCTCGATGCCCCGCGCGCCGATCCAGATCGCGTAGACCAGCAGCACCGCCGCGCCGGCGCCGATGGCGGTCGCAGCGCCTACGGCGCGGCCGAGAGCACCGAACGCGAGCGCGCCGAACGGCATGACGCCCATGAACGCGAGGACGAACAGCGCCATGACCCTCCCGCGCAGCTCGGGCGGCACCTTCGCCTGGAGGCTGGTGTTGATGCCCGACGTCGATGCGAGGAACGCTCCGCCGATCACGACGAGCAGCCCGGCGGTCAGCACGAACGAACGCGAAAGTGCGATGCCGATGAGCCCGAGCGACATCACCAGCACGGCGGCGCGCACGATCCGGTCGCGCCGCACCGTCGCCGGCAGGCTCGCGATCACCAGCGCTCCGACGAGCGCGCCGAGGCCGTTCGCCGCCATCAGCATGGCGTACCCCGAGCTCTTCACGTGCAGCGTCTCGACGGCCACCACCGGCATGAGCGTGGTGAACGGCATGCCGAAGATCGTCACCATCGCCTGCGTGGAGAGCAGCACCGCCGCGTCGCGCTCGTGGCGCACGTAGCGCAGGCCGGCGGCGATGTTGCGCCAACCGCTCTCGCCGGTCTTCTCCGGGCGCGTCTGGCGCGGATGGATGACGGCGAGGGCCGCGATGACCGCGAGGAAGCTGACGGCGTTCGCGTAGAAGACCTCGGTGACCCCGAAGCGCGCGAAGATGAGCGCGCCGATCATCGGCCCGACGAGTCTCGCCCCGTTGAACTGCGCGGCGTTGAGCGCGATGGCGTTGAGCAGCGACTTTCGCGGCACGAGATCGGGCACGGTCGCCTGCCACGCGGGGAACGTGAACGCTGACGCCGCGCCGCCCACGAGCGTGAGGCCGTAGACCCATGCCATCGTGATGCCGCTCGTCTGCGTCAGCACGCCGAAGAGCGCGGCCTGCGCCATCATCACGACCTGCAGCCAGATGATCAGCCGCCGCCGGTCGACACGGTCGGCCACCGCGCCAGCGAAGAGTATGAAGACGAAGATCGGCGCGCCCGAGAGGAAGTTGACCACCCCGAGCGTGAGCGACGAGCGCGTGAGCTGGTAGACGAGCCAGCCGAGCGCGACGTTCTGCATCCACGTCCCGACGTTGGAGAGGAACGCGCCCGTGAGGAAGTAGCGGAAGTCGCGGTAGCCCAGCGATTCGAACGTCTTGAAGCGGCCGAGGATGCCCTGGGGCGGGCCTTCGACGTTCGCTTCGGAAGTGGGGATGTCGGGTCGCTGCATGAGGCCATCGTAGCATCGCCGCTGTGATAGGCTCGTCCACGTCATCGAACGAAAGGGAGCGCATGCGCGAGGTCGCGGTCGTCGCTGCGGGAGGCGCCATCGGCGCCGCCGCGCGATACGCCTTCGGGGCGTGGGCCGCCGACCGCTTCGGCGCTGCGTTCCCGTGGCACACGCTCGTCATCAACGTCGGCGGCGCCTTCCTCCTCGGGCTGCTCATGGCGCTCTCGGCCGAGCGCGGCCTGCTCGGTCCCGGCTGGCGCATCTTCGCGGGTGTGGGCGTCCTCGGCGGTTTCACGACGTTCTCCACGCTCGCTTACGAGTCGATCCGCCTCGTCGAGCAGGGCTCGGCCGCGGCCGGGCTCGCGAACATGTTCGGCAGCGGGGTCGCGGGGCTCGCGGCGGCGGTCGCCGGTCTCGCCCTCGGCAGATTGCTGTAGGAAAGGACTCCATGGACATCGAAGGCGCTGCGAAGCGCGTGACGCTCTACATCGGCGAGTGCGATCGCTGGGACCACAAGCCGTTGTACGAGGCGATCGTCGAGCGGCTGCGGGCGGAGGGCTGCGCGGGAGCGACCGTGCTGCGCGGCATGTCGGGCTTCGGCAAGCACAGCCGCATCCACACGGCCGCCATCCTGGACTTCTCGGCGGACCTGCCGGTGGTGGTCGTCTTCGTCGACACGCCGGAGCGCGTCGACCGGGTGCTGCCGATGGTGGAGGAGATGGTCGACGGCGGTCTCGTCGTCGTCGAGGACGTCACCGTGGCCAAGTACTCGCACCACGAGGTCAGCGGACGGTGAGGTAGCTCCATCCCGAGATCGTCGAAGGGTGCTCTGCGTCGTTGTGCGTCGCCTTCAGCCTCCATCGGCCCGTGTACGGGAGAACGATGGCGGCGCGGTAGCGCGTGGACCCGGCGTCGTCCCATGCGCGGCCCAGCACCGACGATCGCAGCACCCAGCGGCCGTCCTCATAGCGGTAGCAGTCGACGATCACGGGGTACGTTCCCGGCCGGTGGCGTGGCTTGAGAAGGCCGGACGCGACGAATCTGACGTTGCGGCGCGCGTAGGCCGGCACGGTCGGCGCGGCGAGGTACGCCCGCGGGAGCACTTCCAGCGTCGCGCTCGTCGTCTCGTGCGACGTGATGCGCCACAGCGTGCGCACGGTGAGCGTGAGCGGCTGCGCGAAGACGACGCCGCCCGCGGCGTCCGCGGTGCGAGTGGCGATCGGGCTCCACGTGCGCCCGTTGGTCGAGCGCCAGAAGCGGGCCGTAGCGCCCGGCAGCGGCGCGGAGCTCGCCTCGTCGGCGATCGTGCACGCGATGTTGACCGTGACGCGTGCGCCGTACGCGCGGGTGTCGGGAGCGACCCTGAGCGTCGCTCCCAGGCCCACGGCCCGCACGGAGGTGTCGATGCTCACGTCGGACGAGCGATTCCCCGCGCGGTCGAGCGCGTAGGCGGTGATGGTGTGAGGTCCGGGCACGGAGGTCATCGCGTCGTTGCCGCGCGTCCACGGGCCGTCGTCGACCCGCCACCACGTGGACGCGACGCCCGAGGCGGCATCGGTGCCCGTCACGGAGACGTGCGCCCGCCCCAGGTACGTCCCGCTGGCGGCGAGCGAGGCAGCGGGCGCGACGCGGTCGATCAGCACGGTCGCGGTGCGGGCCGGCTCGACGTTGCCGTCGTGGTCGGTCGAGAAGAACGCGATCGTGGTGGCGCCTTCCGCGCTCACCACCGTCGGCGCGGCGTACGTGGAGAGCTCGCCGGCGCCGACGCGGATGTAGGACGAGGCGACGCCGGAGCCCGCGTCGAATGCGCCGAGGGTGAGCGAGACGTCGTGCGAAGACCAGCCTCCCGACGGGATGCCCGATACCTGCGTGGCGGGCGACACGACGTCGGGCACGAACTTCTCGATGCGGTTGTTGTTCTGGTCGCAGACGTAGAGGTCGCCCGCACGTGAGAACGCGAGTGCGTAGGGGTGGTTGAAGCGTCCCTGCGCCGAGCCGAGCTGTCCCCAGCCCCAGACCCAGGCGCCGCCGGTAGAGAACTTCTGGATGCGGTTCCCGTTCGTGTCGGCGACGTAGACGAGGCCGTTGCGGGGGTTCACGGCCACGCCCATCGGGCTCGAGAGCGCTCCGAGTGCCGAGTCGGAGCCGTCCCACGAGGTGACGGGCGTGCCTTCACGGTCGAAGACCGCGATCCGGCCGTTGCCGGTGTCGGCGACATAGAGCGTGCCGGATGCGTCCACCGCTATGCCATGGGGCTGGGCGAGGCCGTCGACCGCGCGCAGGAATCGCCCGTTCGCATCGAAGGCCTGGATGCGGCCGTTCAGCCCGTCGGCCACCCAGACGGTGCCGGACGCGTCGACGGCCACCCCTGTCGGGTAGCGGAACTGCCCGGCGCCGGTACCGACGACTCCCCAGTCGCGGACGAAGCCTCCGGTGGCGGTGAACTTCTGCACTCTAGCGTTGCCGGAGTCGGCGACGTACACCGAGCCGTCCGGCGCGATGGCGATCCCGTCGGGCTCGATGAAGGAGCCATGCCCGCTCCCGCTCGATCCCCATGCGGCGAGGAAGGTTCCCGAGGCCGTGAAGCGCTGCACGCGGTGGTTGTAGCGGTCGACCACGTAGACCTGGCCGGTCGACCCGACGGCGACGCCGCAGGGCTGCTGGAAGCGCGTGCTCCCGCCCCATGCGGTCTCGAACGTCTCGGCCGCTCCCGGGACTGGCACGGCGAGCGCGACGAGGAGGGCGGCCGTGACCAGCGGGGTCATGATGCGGGATCCTCGCACGCCGTCTCCTTCCCTTTCGATCCGCTGCGGCTCTACTATCGGTCACATGATGTCTTCGCGTACAGAGGAGCAGCACGCCGCGTGCCGTGCGGGAGCGGCGTTCGCTATCGCATGCGCGATCGCGCTCGGCGCCCCGGCGCTCGCTATCGCCTCCGCCCGAGCGTTCGACGCGTCGCGCGCCGTCTCGCACGCCGCCGCGCTCGCGCGTTTCGGCGTGCGCGTCGAGGGCACGGCCGCGGAAGCGCGAGGCGCCTCGTACGTCGCGGGCGTGCTGCGCGGATACGGATACCGCGTCTGGGTACAGCGGGTGACGTTGCCGAACGGGCGCGCTTCGCGCAACGTCATCGCGGAGAGGATCGGCCGTTCGACGAGCGTCGTCGTGCTCGGCGCGCATCTCGACAGCAAGCGCCCGTCGCCGGGCGCGAACGACAACGGTTCCGGTTGCGGGACGCTCCTCGAACTCGCCCGCGACCTTCGCGGCGCGGACGTCGTGCCGACCGTGCGGTTCGCCTTCTTCGGCGCGGAGGAGTCGATCGACGGCGTCGAGGCGCACCACCACTACGGTTCGCGCGCGTACGTTCGATCGCTCTCGAGCACCGCGCGGGCGCGTGTCGCGGGGATGATCTCCGTCGACATGGTCGGCTACGGGAGCCGGTTCAACGTGCGCTCGATGGGCAGAGGCCCCCAGGGGCTGGTGAGCGAGATGCTGGCCGAGAGCCGCTCGCGTGGGGTGTCGATGACGTATCTCGCGGACGGCGGCCGCTGGGGCTGGAGCGACCACGAGGCCTTCGAGGTGGCGGGGATCCCCGCGGCTTGGCTCGAGTGGAGGCCGGACCCGGCGTGCCACACGAGCGGGGATGTCGCTCGCAGGCTCGACTCGCGGCGCGTCGCGACGACGGGGACGTTCCTGCGCGCGTGGCTGCTCGGTCTGCGCGCGGCCGACCTCGACGACTGGCGATGAAGGCCGGCATCGCGATGGAGGACACCTGGAAGCGCATCGCCGGGCGCGCGCTCGCGTTCTCGCTCGGCGTGCTGTGGGGGTTCTTCGTCGCCTTCAACGCGGTCTTCTCCGACATGGGCGCCGGCGAATGGCCTGGCGTGGTCGCGTACGTTTTCGTCGCGTATGCGCTGCTCGGCCTAGCGTTCGGCCTCGCCGGACCTAGAGCGGGTATCCGATGGGCGGCGTGGCTCGCCGGTCCAGCGGTGCTCCTGCTCGTGCTCTACAGCCTGCGCGAGACGGGGAGGCTCGGCTGGCACGCGCTCGTGCTCGCGCTCGTCGTCGCCGGCAGCGTCGGCGGCGCGGCGCTGGGCGCGAGGGTGCGCGCTACCCCAGCCACTCCCTGACGGCGTCCTCGACGCCCTCTTTGCCCGCGTCGACCACGCCGGTGAACCGCTCGGGCAGGCCGTCGAGCTCGGCGAGCGCGTGCGGCACGGGCGACGCGCCCGGTGCGAGATCCGCGATGCGGCCCAGCAGCTCGACTCCCGACAGCCCCGCGACGTCGGCCGGCAGCGGCTCACCGGCGCCGACGCTGTCAAGGGCGCGGTAGACGTCGGCGCCGAACTTCGCCCAGTGAGCGGTCGACACGACGAGCACGGGGTCCTCTCCGCGCAGTCTCTCCGCGACCTCCCAGGCGACCGCGGTGTGGGGATCGAGCAGGTAGCCGTACTCCTCCCACACCTGCCGCACGACGGCGAGCGACTCGTCGTTGGTCACCCAGTCTGCTGAGAAGTGCTCGCGGACCTTCGCGAACGTCTCGCGGTCGACCTGGAAGCGTCCGTCGGCGGCGAGCCGCGCCATCCACTCGCGCACGCGCCGCGCGTCGGCGAGTTCGAAGAGCAGGCGCTCGAGGTTGGACGAGACGAGGATGTCCATCGACGGGCTCGGTGTGGTGACGAAGCCACGCGCGGAGATGTCGTAGACGCCGGTCGCGATGAAGTCCGCCAGCACGTTGTTCTCGTTGCTCGCGCACAGCAGGCGCGAGATGGGCACGCCCATACGCTTGGCGTAGTACGCGGCCAGGATGTTGCCGAAGTTGCCCGTGGGCACACAGATGTCGAGCGGCTCGCCGGCCTTGACCCCGCCGGAGGCGACCATGTCCGCGTAGGCGCTCGCGTAGTAGACGATCTGCGGCAGGAGCCGCCCCCAGTTGATCGAGTTCGCGCTCGATAGCGCGAGACCGCGCGCGTGCAGCTCGGCCGCGAACGCCGGGTCCGCGAAGGCCGCCTTGACCGCCGTCTGGCAGTCGTCGAAGTTGCCGCGGACGCCGAAGACGCCGACGTTGCGGCCGCGCTGCGTGACCATCTGCTTGCGCTGGATGTCGGAGACGCCCTCGGCCGGGTAGAAGACGACGATCGAGGTGTGCTCGCGGTCGGCGAAGCCCTCGAGCGCGGCTTTGCCGGTGTCGCCGCTCGTCGCGACGAGGACGAGGTAGTCGTCGACCGCCTCGCCCGCGTCGCGTCTGATGTCGATCGCCTCGGAGAAGAACGGCGGCATGCACTGGAGCGCCATGTCTTTGAAGGCGCTCGTCGGGCCGTGCCAGAGCTCGAGCACGTGCGTGCCCGCGACGACCTCCTCGACGTGCGCCACGTCGGGGTGGTCGAAAGCGTCGCCGTACGCGTCGCGCATGAGGTCCGCGATGCGCTCGTCGTCGACGTCGACGCGGAAGAGGCCGAACAGGTACGCCGCGCGCTGCCAGTACGGGAGGTCGGCGAGCTCGAGCACGTCGTCGAGTGGGAGGTGGGGGAGCGACTCGGGGATGAAGAGGCCGCCGCCCTCCGCGATGCCCTTCACGACGGCGCCGCTGAACGCGGGCAGGGTGGCGTCGAGCCCGCGCGTGTCTTGATAGCGGAGCGGTTCCATGCGTGCAGGATAGCAGAGGGGCGGACCACTGAGTGTCGGTCCTTCTCACTCCACCCGGCCGAAGCCGTAGCACAGCGCGCGGAATGATGCCGATCGCCACGAGTTGGTCTACGCTGGTAGCGACCACGCGAGGGCGGGAGGGGCATGAAGCACGTCATCGTCATCCTCGACGGCGCCGCCGGTTGGCCGTTGCCCGAGCTCGACGGACGAACGACGCTGGAGGCTGCCCGGACGCCGAACCTCGACGCCCTTGCGGCCGAGGGGACACTCGGTCTCGCTCAGACCGTGCCCGAGGGCGCCGAGCCTTCGTCCGCCGCCGCCTGCACGGCCATCCTCGGCTACGACCCGGTCGCCAACGCCGTCGGCCGGGGGGCCATCGAGGCCGCGAGCATGGGGATCGCTCTAGGGCCGGGGCAGGTGGCGCTACGGCTCAACCTGGTGAGCATCGTCGACGGCCGCATGAGCTCCTACGCGTGTGGTCACATCCCCACGCTCGACTCCGCGGCGATCATGCGGGACCTCTCGGACGCCCTCGCCGGCGATGTCTTCTCGTTCCATCCGGGGGTCTCGTACCGGCATATCCTCGTCGTCACGGGTCACCGTGAGCTCTTCGAGGCTCGGTACACCCCGCCTCATGACATCTCGGACAAGCCGGTGTCGGCGTACCTGCCCGACGGTCCGGGCGCGGACCTGCTCCTCGACCTGATGGAGCGGGCGCGGCCCGTCCTTGCGGCGTCGGCGGTCAACAACGCGCGGGCGCGCAAGGGGCAGGTCGTCGCGAGCCACATCTGGCCGTTCTGGCCAGGCGTCGCCCCCGAACGGCTCATCCCCTTCGCGGCGACTCGAGGCCGGCACGCCGCGTTGACGTCCGGCGTCGATCTGCTCAACGGGCTGGCAAGGCTGTTCGGTATCGACCGGCTCGAGATCGATGGCGTCACGGACGGTTCCGACAACGACTACGCGGCGCAGACCGCCGGCGCCCTCGCAGCGCTCAAGGACCACGACGTGGTGTTCGTGCACGTGGAGTCGCCCGACGAAGAGGGTCATGCCGGCAACATCGGGGGCAAGATCGCGGCGATCGAGGACATCGACCGTGAGGTCGTCGGTCCGCTGCGCGACGCCATGCTCTCCGCCGAGGGGGGCATGCGGCTTCTCGCGATGCCCGACCATCCCACGCCGATCGCGATCAAGACGCACGTGGGGGAGGCCGTCCCGTTCGTCATCGCGGGCTCGGGCGTGCCGGCCAACGGCGGCGGCGGATTCGACGAGCACTCCGCGGCGGCCACCGGTCTGCGCGTCGACCCCGGACACCTCGTTCTCGACAGGATGCTCGCCGACCAGATCGACTGAGGCGATCCTGCTCCTAGCCCAGTGCGGGAGTCGCGGTGCGTCCACGTACGAGCACGCTCCGGCGCGGGCGGGACGCACAAGTCGCCGCGAGACGCGAGGCCAGCGCGCGTGCTCGGTCCTCGCCCGCGTCGCGGTCGGACGGGTGCGCCGTGGGGCCGGGGACGGATGCGACGCCGAGCGGTCGGAGCCCGCAGGCGGCCAGCGACCTGGCGGTGCGTCTCGCACTGGTGGGGGACATGCCGAGTACGCCCGTGAGCCCCGCGCCCTCGCCGACGGCCGCGATGAGTGCGACGTGGGCGTCCGCGCTCATCGCGGGCTGCGACGCCGAGCCGCGAGTCACGCGGGCGAGGCGGGCTAGCAGCGACTGGAGCGCCGCGTCGGTACGCCGGAAGTTGCCCGATGTCCCGATGAGCAGGCCGTCGGCGTCGGTGATCGAGCGTGCGAGGCCCGTGAGGTCGTCCTCGATGTCGCAGATGCCGGTGCTCCGACAGCCACCGCATCCCGTGCAGCAGCGTATGTAGCGCTCGTAGAGCCGGACCCTCTCGACGTCGGCTCCTGCCGCCTCCAGCGTCCTGGCGGCCGTCTCTACGGCCGCGGTGATGGTGCCTCCCCTGATGGGACTCCCGTCGATCGCGATGACGCGCATGCGATGTTCCTCCCTACGCGGCCGGTGACGGTGCGCGTTCTTCCGTCCCACGGCGAGGCGGCAGGCCCCCAGCGACCTCTTCGATGCAGTCGTCTATCTGGTCCACGGCGGCGCGCGCCGCGGCGATGGCCGATCGCAGGCTCATACGCTCCAGCGCGGCGTCCCGCTCGTCTCCGAGTGCGGCCCAGTCCTCGACGGCGCGCATCGTCTCCGTGCGCAGTCTGTCGAGGCGCGCCTGGTAGAGGTCGCGTGCGGCGCGCAGCACCGCGAGGAGGGTGTCGTCCGGGATGTCGGCTGCTAGGAAGAGCCGCAGCCAGAGGGGGTCGCGGACCGATGGGGGTTCTGGTGCGGCCGCCAGACGGCGCAGCAGGTCGGTCCTGCCGGTCTCCGTGAGCGCCCACAGACGGCGGTCGGGCCTGCCGCGCTGCGCGATCGGTCGTGCGCTGACGAGTCCGTCGCGCTCCAGGCGGTCGAGTGTGCGATAGACCTGCGCCTGGTCTGCGGGCCACGCGTGAGCCGCCGCGCGGTCGAAACCGCGGGTCTTCAGATCGTAGCCGGACATCGGCTCGCGGCCCAGGAACCCCAGGATAGCGATCTCCAGCGACATCTAACCGCCCAGGTCAGTGCTAATAGACAAATCATATATAGGATAAGTCCAATAATAATGCAAGTCTCGACCACGAATCTAGCCATGCGGGCTTAGCGCCTGCTCAGCCAGGTAGACGGAACCCTCGACCAAAGGTGGATGCGGCAGAAACGGTTCTGGACGCCGAAAACCCCCGGAATGCCGAACGGCGAGACCTCTGGGGGAGATCTCGCCGTTCGGTGCGGCCCCGGGGGAAGGGCCATGGAGAGGGGGAGGGAGGAAGGGTGGCTGGGTGGCC
This sequence is a window from Coriobacteriia bacterium. Protein-coding genes within it:
- the thrC gene encoding threonine synthase: MEPLRYQDTRGLDATLPAFSGAVVKGIAEGGGLFIPESLPHLPLDDVLELADLPYWQRAAYLFGLFRVDVDDERIADLMRDAYGDAFDHPDVAHVEEVVAGTHVLELWHGPTSAFKDMALQCMPPFFSEAIDIRRDAGEAVDDYLVLVATSGDTGKAALEGFADREHTSIVVFYPAEGVSDIQRKQMVTQRGRNVGVFGVRGNFDDCQTAVKAAFADPAFAAELHARGLALSSANSINWGRLLPQIVYYASAYADMVASGGVKAGEPLDICVPTGNFGNILAAYYAKRMGVPISRLLCASNENNVLADFIATGVYDISARGFVTTPSPSMDILVSSNLERLLFELADARRVREWMARLAADGRFQVDRETFAKVREHFSADWVTNDESLAVVRQVWEEYGYLLDPHTAVAWEVAERLRGEDPVLVVSTAHWAKFGADVYRALDSVGAGEPLPADVAGLSGVELLGRIADLAPGASPVPHALAELDGLPERFTGVVDAGKEGVEDAVREWLG
- a CDS encoding type II toxin-antitoxin system RelE/ParE family toxin — its product is MTHRIRLHPTAQRELEEAAAFYELEGPGLGSAFLVDFERAGDQIRLLPASSPIARDPARKKLMARFPYCVVYSLVDDEVYVLAVAHNRRRPFYWQDRM
- a CDS encoding PIN domain-containing protein, producing MRTNIVLIDFESVQPSSLGALEQDPYRVLIFVGASQAKLPFELVSAVQRMGERARYIKMSGSGPNALDFHIAFYIGEMATEDPAAFFHIISKDTGFDPLIKHLKTRHIFAARSASIEAMPQVNANPKKSAQERARVIVDALRQPKSTRPRSDKTLARHIATHFKKQQLSEIEVQAVVRALQASGHVTVAGGKVTYSLD
- a CDS encoding flavodoxin family protein, giving the protein MRVIAIDGSPIRGGTITAAVETAARTLEAAGADVERVRLYERYIRCCTGCGGCRSTGICDIEDDLTGLARSITDADGLLIGTSGNFRRTDAALQSLLARLARVTRGSASQPAMSADAHVALIAAVGEGAGLTGVLGMSPTSARRTARSLAACGLRPLGVASVPGPTAHPSDRDAGEDRARALASRLAATCASRPRRSVLVRGRTATPALG
- a CDS encoding addiction module protein; the encoded protein is MDDEEVSSMTIDELKREALRLDPSGRAGLARDLLDSLDELSESEIEQLWLEEAVRRHQEIVTGAVETVSMEEALSKARAALR
- a CDS encoding DUF190 domain-containing protein, with protein sequence MDIEGAAKRVTLYIGECDRWDHKPLYEAIVERLRAEGCAGATVLRGMSGFGKHSRIHTAAILDFSADLPVVVVFVDTPERVDRVLPMVEEMVDGGLVVVEDVTVAKYSHHEVSGR
- a CDS encoding M28 family peptidase, yielding MMSSRTEEQHAACRAGAAFAIACAIALGAPALAIASARAFDASRAVSHAAALARFGVRVEGTAAEARGASYVAGVLRGYGYRVWVQRVTLPNGRASRNVIAERIGRSTSVVVLGAHLDSKRPSPGANDNGSGCGTLLELARDLRGADVVPTVRFAFFGAEESIDGVEAHHHYGSRAYVRSLSSTARARVAGMISVDMVGYGSRFNVRSMGRGPQGLVSEMLAESRSRGVSMTYLADGGRWGWSDHEAFEVAGIPAAWLEWRPDPACHTSGDVARRLDSRRVATTGTFLRAWLLGLRAADLDDWR
- a CDS encoding MFS transporter, whose translation is MQRPDIPTSEANVEGPPQGILGRFKTFESLGYRDFRYFLTGAFLSNVGTWMQNVALGWLVYQLTRSSLTLGVVNFLSGAPIFVFILFAGAVADRVDRRRLIIWLQVVMMAQAALFGVLTQTSGITMAWVYGLTLVGGAASAFTFPAWQATVPDLVPRKSLLNAIALNAAQFNGARLVGPMIGALIFARFGVTEVFYANAVSFLAVIAALAVIHPRQTRPEKTGESGWRNIAAGLRYVRHERDAAVLLSTQAMVTIFGMPFTTLMPVVAVETLHVKSSGYAMLMAANGLGALVGALVIASLPATVRRDRIVRAAVLVMSLGLIGIALSRSFVLTAGLLVVIGGAFLASTSGINTSLQAKVPPELRGRVMALFVLAFMGVMPFGALAFGALGRAVGAATAIGAGAAVLLVYAIWIGARGIEAGR
- a CDS encoding cofactor-independent phosphoglycerate mutase; its protein translation is MKHVIVILDGAAGWPLPELDGRTTLEAARTPNLDALAAEGTLGLAQTVPEGAEPSSAAACTAILGYDPVANAVGRGAIEAASMGIALGPGQVALRLNLVSIVDGRMSSYACGHIPTLDSAAIMRDLSDALAGDVFSFHPGVSYRHILVVTGHRELFEARYTPPHDISDKPVSAYLPDGPGADLLLDLMERARPVLAASAVNNARARKGQVVASHIWPFWPGVAPERLIPFAATRGRHAALTSGVDLLNGLARLFGIDRLEIDGVTDGSDNDYAAQTAGALAALKDHDVVFVHVESPDEEGHAGNIGGKIAAIEDIDREVVGPLRDAMLSAEGGMRLLAMPDHPTPIAIKTHVGEAVPFVIAGSGVPANGGGGFDEHSAAATGLRVDPGHLVLDRMLADQID
- a CDS encoding SMP-30/gluconolactonase/LRE family protein, giving the protein MTPLVTAALLVALAVPVPGAAETFETAWGGSTRFQQPCGVAVGSTGQVYVVDRYNHRVQRFTASGTFLAAWGSSGSGHGSFIEPDGIAIAPDGSVYVADSGNARVQKFTATGGFVRDWGVVGTGAGQFRYPTGVAVDASGTVWVADGLNGRIQAFDANGRFLRAVDGLAQPHGIAVDASGTLYVADTGNGRIAVFDREGTPVTSWDGSDSALGALSSPMGVAVNPRNGLVYVADTNGNRIQKFSTGGAWVWGWGQLGSAQGRFNHPYALAFSRAGDLYVCDQNNNRIEKFVPDVVSPATQVSGIPSGGWSSHDVSLTLGAFDAGSGVASSYIRVGAGELSTYAAPTVVSAEGATTIAFFSTDHDGNVEPARTATVLIDRVAPAASLAASGTYLGRAHVSVTGTDAASGVASTWWRVDDGPWTRGNDAMTSVPGPHTITAYALDRAGNRSSDVSIDTSVRAVGLGATLRVAPDTRAYGARVTVNIACTIADEASSAPLPGATARFWRSTNGRTWSPIATRTADAAGGVVFAQPLTLTVRTLWRITSHETTSATLEVLPRAYLAAPTVPAYARRNVRFVASGLLKPRHRPGTYPVIVDCYRYEDGRWVLRSSVLGRAWDDAGSTRYRAAIVLPYTGRWRLKATHNDAEHPSTISGWSYLTVR
- a CDS encoding PadR family transcriptional regulator, translating into MSLEIAILGFLGREPMSGYDLKTRGFDRAAAHAWPADQAQVYRTLDRLERDGLVSARPIAQRGRPDRRLWALTETGRTDLLRRLAAAPEPPSVRDPLWLRLFLAADIPDDTLLAVLRAARDLYQARLDRLRTETMRAVEDWAALGDERDAALERMSLRSAIAAARAAVDQIDDCIEEVAGGLPPRRGTEERAPSPAA
- the crcB gene encoding fluoride efflux transporter CrcB, which codes for MREVAVVAAGGAIGAAARYAFGAWAADRFGAAFPWHTLVINVGGAFLLGLLMALSAERGLLGPGWRIFAGVGVLGGFTTFSTLAYESIRLVEQGSAAAGLANMFGSGVAGLAAAVAGLALGRLL